Proteins encoded within one genomic window of Mesorhizobium sp. AR10:
- a CDS encoding CsbD family protein, whose product MVNKDQVAGVAKQVKGSVKEAAGKATGNRQTQAEGTADKIAGKVQKAYGDVKDKVKKAL is encoded by the coding sequence ATGGTGAACAAGGATCAGGTCGCGGGCGTGGCCAAGCAGGTCAAGGGCTCGGTCAAGGAAGCCGCCGGGAAGGCAACCGGCAATCGGCAAACCCAGGCCGAAGGCACGGCCGACAAGATCGCCGGCAAGGTGCAGAAGGCCTATGGCGACGTGAAGGACAAGGTCAAGAAGGCGCTCTGA
- a CDS encoding metallophosphoesterase: MMNRRPAKSFSRRSFLAQAAGFAVAGAVSRPALGQTGQRIPPVDATFLFIADVHACRMASGLSPNCQQEGKTDAALLRNVAALNGIGDKQWPAEIGGAATGLRSAGSPIGTPLGLVVGGDMTDDGGGQITQPSEGTQLLQFSQRYQQGVGPDRVHMPVYVGLGNHDLDQNGPPPHVDWYRRELRDYVEVNHRAGVFFKPPVPATDYDVDTDCYSWDWGGLHLVQTHRFAGDTGHGADSSLPWLKQDLATYAADGRPVILFQHYGWDTFSVERWDPAKRTYDDDGTGAPHWWGEADRQALLATLKGYNVIAVFHGHQHEVPMIYRRDGLDLFKPKAAYMGGFAAARVTSDAIDVVLGEATGDHGEVAFTNAFSKSLNT; this comes from the coding sequence ATGATGAATCGTCGCCCGGCAAAATCGTTTTCCCGACGCAGCTTCCTGGCGCAGGCGGCGGGGTTTGCCGTGGCCGGCGCCGTCTCGCGCCCGGCGCTCGGTCAGACCGGACAGCGCATTCCACCGGTCGACGCCACCTTCCTGTTCATCGCCGATGTCCATGCCTGCCGCATGGCCAGCGGACTAAGCCCCAATTGCCAGCAGGAGGGGAAAACCGACGCTGCCTTGCTGCGCAATGTCGCCGCACTCAACGGTATCGGCGACAAGCAGTGGCCGGCCGAAATCGGCGGCGCCGCCACTGGCCTGCGCTCGGCTGGCAGCCCCATCGGCACGCCGCTCGGCCTCGTCGTCGGCGGCGACATGACCGACGATGGCGGCGGCCAGATCACCCAGCCCAGCGAGGGCACCCAGCTGCTGCAGTTCAGCCAGCGCTACCAGCAAGGTGTCGGTCCCGATCGCGTGCATATGCCGGTCTATGTCGGGCTCGGCAACCACGACCTCGACCAGAACGGTCCGCCGCCGCATGTCGACTGGTATCGCCGCGAATTGCGCGACTATGTCGAGGTCAACCACCGCGCCGGCGTGTTCTTCAAGCCGCCGGTGCCGGCGACCGACTACGACGTCGATACCGACTGCTATTCATGGGACTGGGGTGGCCTGCATCTCGTCCAGACGCACCGTTTCGCCGGCGACACCGGCCACGGCGCCGACAGCAGCCTGCCGTGGCTGAAACAGGATCTGGCGACCTATGCGGCGGACGGCCGTCCCGTCATCCTGTTCCAGCACTATGGCTGGGACACATTCTCGGTCGAACGCTGGGATCCGGCCAAGCGGACCTACGACGATGACGGCACCGGTGCGCCGCACTGGTGGGGCGAGGCGGACCGGCAGGCGCTGCTGGCGACGCTGAAGGGCTACAACGTCATTGCCGTCTTCCACGGCCACCAGCACGAGGTGCCGATGATCTATCGCCGCGACGGGCTCGACCTGTTCAAGCCAAAGGCCGCCTATATGGGCGGCTTCGCAGCCGCGCGGGTAACAAGCGACGCCATCGACGTGGTGCTGGGCGAGGCAACCGGCGACCATGGCGAGGTTGCCTTCACCAACGCCTTCAGCAAGAGCCTGAACACATGA
- a CDS encoding DUF1048 domain-containing protein, whose product MATGWIEQFTGSIEQKRRYRQYKARTQQLPANYRAAIDALDRYLMYFGAITKGDTLVSMLEDLADLFEQSAANETPIRAIVGQDPVEFAEAFLRNYSEGQWINKERKRLTDAIDGVASSCARAS is encoded by the coding sequence ATGGCCACAGGATGGATCGAGCAGTTCACAGGGTCGATCGAGCAGAAGAGGCGCTACCGGCAGTACAAGGCGCGCACGCAACAGCTTCCCGCGAACTATCGCGCGGCGATCGATGCGCTGGATCGGTACCTGATGTACTTTGGGGCGATAACGAAAGGCGACACCCTGGTATCGATGCTGGAGGATCTCGCCGATCTCTTCGAGCAAAGCGCGGCGAACGAAACCCCGATCCGCGCGATCGTTGGGCAGGACCCTGTGGAGTTCGCCGAGGCGTTTCTCCGAAACTACTCGGAGGGTCAGTGGATCAACAAGGAGCGGAAACGGCTGACCGACGCCATTGATGGCGTCGCATCCTCATGTGCGCGTGCAAGTTGA
- a CDS encoding PadR family transcriptional regulator, whose amino-acid sequence MGKQMTEMLKGTLEGIILAILSVQSAYGYEITARLREQGFSDIAEGTVYALLVRNEQKGLVDVEKIPSQMGPPRKVYSLNAQGREYLEEFWRTWSFLAERLEQLHTERK is encoded by the coding sequence GTGGGCAAGCAGATGACGGAGATGCTCAAGGGCACGCTGGAGGGCATCATCCTCGCGATCCTGTCCGTGCAGTCCGCGTACGGCTACGAGATCACGGCACGGTTGCGGGAGCAGGGCTTCTCCGACATCGCCGAAGGCACCGTCTACGCGCTGCTCGTCAGGAACGAGCAAAAGGGCCTGGTCGACGTGGAGAAGATACCGTCCCAGATGGGGCCGCCGCGCAAGGTGTATTCGCTCAACGCTCAGGGACGAGAATATCTCGAAGAGTTCTGGAGGACGTGGAGCTTCCTCGCAGAACGGCTCGAACAGCTCCACACGGAAAGGAAATAG
- a CDS encoding TetR/AcrR family transcriptional regulator, with protein sequence MRKKVLDVAEESFQARGYHASSLGDLMTAADVTGGALHHHFPTKKALALAVIEERVAAAVEETWIAPVLAAGSAREGVRSVFDAVAAELEQQGFVRGCPLNNLAHELSLADPDFRLALAGIFSGWREVIADKIRADQQAGRERDTDPDRFAALAVATYSGAMSMAKTAQDAGALRDCLEELERVTRSAPSFQGGTRAKRRRRVLPRQGA encoded by the coding sequence ATGCGCAAAAAGGTGCTCGATGTCGCCGAGGAATCGTTTCAGGCGCGCGGCTATCACGCCTCCAGCCTCGGCGATCTGATGACGGCGGCTGACGTCACCGGCGGCGCGCTGCATCACCATTTCCCGACCAAGAAGGCGCTGGCGCTGGCGGTGATCGAGGAGCGGGTCGCCGCGGCGGTCGAGGAAACGTGGATTGCGCCGGTGCTGGCGGCGGGCTCGGCGCGCGAGGGCGTGCGCAGCGTGTTCGACGCGGTGGCGGCCGAGCTGGAACAGCAGGGTTTCGTTCGCGGCTGCCCGCTCAACAATCTGGCACATGAACTGTCGCTCGCTGATCCGGATTTCCGCCTTGCCCTTGCCGGGATCTTTTCGGGATGGCGTGAGGTGATCGCCGACAAGATCAGGGCCGACCAGCAAGCGGGCAGGGAACGGGATACCGATCCGGATCGCTTCGCAGCACTCGCGGTCGCGACCTATTCCGGCGCCATGTCGATGGCCAAGACGGCGCAGGACGCCGGCGCGCTGCGCGACTGCCTGGAGGAACTGGAGCGCGTGACCCGTTCAGCTCCGTCGTTCCAGGGCGGAACAAGAGCAAAGCGACGTCGCAGGGTGCTGCCGCGGCAAGGGGCTTGA
- a CDS encoding NIPSNAP family protein: MYLPLTAPPKSHLNASPVVELRQYTLKPGKRDTLIGIFDTHLVEGQENAGMTIIGQFRDLDRPDMFVWMRGFDGMEARRNALTAFYDGPVWAAYSNAANETMIDSDNVLQLKPAWPGAGFDLSGSQRAVLPPSGHEDVGQEKTSTDNRLRGLVVLTIHHLPPGTETEFAENFQIGAVPVLTALGARVRAAFITEHAENSFPRLPVRLGESVFVSVTGFDSAEAHARHEAALAASPAWQAFQQAAQSGIAEPTETLRLSATSQSLLR; the protein is encoded by the coding sequence GTGTATCTGCCCCTGACAGCCCCGCCGAAATCCCACCTCAACGCCTCGCCTGTCGTCGAACTCAGGCAATACACACTCAAGCCCGGCAAGCGCGACACGCTTATCGGTATCTTCGACACCCATCTGGTCGAAGGCCAGGAAAACGCCGGGATGACCATCATCGGCCAGTTCCGCGACCTCGACCGTCCCGACATGTTCGTCTGGATGCGCGGCTTCGACGGCATGGAGGCGCGGAGAAACGCACTGACCGCTTTCTATGACGGGCCGGTGTGGGCCGCCTACAGCAATGCCGCCAACGAAACGATGATCGATTCCGACAATGTGCTGCAGCTGAAGCCAGCATGGCCCGGCGCCGGTTTCGACCTGTCAGGATCGCAACGGGCAGTGCTGCCACCGTCAGGTCATGAAGACGTTGGCCAAGAAAAAACAAGCACGGACAATCGGTTGAGGGGTCTTGTTGTCCTAACGATTCATCATTTGCCGCCTGGCACCGAGACCGAGTTCGCCGAGAATTTCCAAATCGGAGCGGTCCCGGTGCTGACCGCGCTGGGCGCCCGCGTGCGCGCCGCCTTCATCACCGAACATGCCGAAAACAGCTTTCCCCGCCTGCCGGTACGATTGGGCGAAAGCGTCTTCGTCAGCGTCACCGGTTTCGACAGCGCCGAGGCGCACGCCCGGCATGAGGCGGCCCTTGCCGCATCGCCGGCATGGCAGGCGTTCCAGCAAGCGGCACAATCGGGCATAGCCGAACCGACCGAAACGCTGCGCCTGTCGGCGACTTCGCAGTCGCTGTTGAGATAG
- a CDS encoding alpha/beta fold hydrolase, whose translation MNSAGLEAGQQAWAGRKRMVDVGGLAMAYVEIPGAEPALLLIHGFTDTSRSFSLLAPYLAGRRLVIPDLRGHGASPAGTNSFRPADFADDIAGMIGQLRLDQPIVIGHSLGAMIAIETAVRNSGLIGGLVLLAGSLKPGILQDHPMAVGVQALRDPISPDDPFYAWWHACRPGVPHSFIAKLAEEASAMPAARWRSILEQIRRSDLTSSARTVRQETLIIGGASDPLFGEAHQQALLRAFPDADFVCIESCGHNPHWEDPALVAAAITGKFGAAT comes from the coding sequence GTGAATTCCGCTGGGCTGGAGGCCGGGCAGCAAGCCTGGGCAGGCCGCAAGCGGATGGTCGATGTCGGTGGGCTCGCCATGGCCTATGTCGAAATCCCCGGCGCCGAGCCGGCCCTGCTGCTGATCCATGGCTTTACCGACACCAGTCGCAGCTTTTCGCTGCTGGCGCCGTATCTGGCTGGACGCCGGCTGGTCATTCCGGACCTACGCGGCCACGGCGCCTCGCCAGCGGGAACGAACAGCTTCAGGCCGGCCGACTTCGCTGACGACATTGCCGGAATGATCGGGCAGTTGCGGCTTGATCAGCCAATTGTCATCGGCCATTCGCTTGGCGCCATGATCGCCATCGAGACAGCAGTCCGGAATAGCGGGCTGATCGGCGGTCTGGTGCTGCTGGCTGGTTCGCTGAAGCCCGGAATATTGCAGGATCATCCGATGGCGGTGGGTGTCCAGGCTTTGCGCGATCCGATTTCGCCGGATGACCCCTTCTATGCCTGGTGGCACGCGTGCCGACCCGGTGTGCCGCACTCGTTCATCGCCAAACTGGCCGAGGAGGCGTCGGCGATGCCTGCCGCTCGCTGGCGTTCGATCCTGGAGCAGATTCGCCGCTCAGATCTGACCAGCAGCGCACGGACCGTGCGGCAGGAGACGCTTATCATTGGCGGCGCCAGCGACCCGCTGTTCGGCGAGGCGCATCAGCAAGCGCTGTTGCGCGCTTTTCCCGATGCCGACTTCGTCTGTATTGAAAGCTGCGGCCACAATCCGCACTGGGAGGATCCGGCGCTCGTCGCCGCAGCCATCACCGGCAAATTCGGCGCAGCGACCTGA